A single window of Tautonia marina DNA harbors:
- a CDS encoding N-acyl-D-amino-acid deacylase family protein codes for MNVRFWCFGVIGLTLLVVDASSLRGGIKEDFPYDVILQNGRVIDGTGNAWFYGDVGLKGDRIARITPAGMLDGIEATERIDATGMVIAPGFIDIQSHSRGALLTGDGRVIGKVTQGVTTEIMGEGTSNAPSKDLKEFDVPGGFDRWLKAMQEHGGSVNFGSFVGSGSVRSYVKGMTQGPPTAEELEQMRVLVRDAMEGGAFGLASALIYPPDSFVGTEDLIELAKVMAPYGGVYITHLRSEADQFLEAMDEAIRIGREGGVPVEIYHLKAAGTRNWPKAIRAIERINAARAEGQDVSANMYPYTAGGTGLTAALPPWASADGKLYENLANPEMRAKIKEEILNPTSEWENLAELSGPENVIVLGLTKPETKAFAGKRLSEIAKAQGKDWIDAAIDLLILEGQRISTIYIMMSEENVALQMQQPWMKFGTDAGGHDPEKATGLVHPRSYGTYPRILGKYVREEGVISLEDAIRKMTSAVADRLSIRDRGLLREGMYADVVIFDPETIIDRATYEEPHQRSVGVRDVFVNGQAVVRNGVHTGAKPGMIVRGPGYRAD; via the coding sequence ATGAACGTTCGTTTTTGGTGTTTTGGGGTTATCGGTCTGACGCTTCTGGTCGTTGATGCGAGTTCGCTGAGAGGAGGAATCAAGGAGGATTTCCCTTACGATGTCATCCTCCAGAACGGCCGGGTGATCGATGGAACGGGCAACGCCTGGTTTTATGGAGATGTCGGGCTGAAGGGGGACCGGATCGCCCGGATTACCCCGGCGGGGATGCTCGACGGCATCGAGGCGACGGAACGGATCGACGCGACCGGCATGGTGATCGCTCCAGGGTTTATTGATATCCAGAGTCACTCGCGAGGGGCATTGCTCACCGGAGACGGCCGGGTGATCGGCAAGGTGACGCAGGGGGTGACGACCGAGATCATGGGGGAAGGAACCTCGAACGCGCCGAGCAAGGACCTGAAGGAATTCGACGTGCCGGGCGGCTTCGATCGCTGGCTCAAGGCGATGCAGGAGCATGGCGGGTCGGTCAACTTCGGCTCGTTCGTGGGGTCGGGGTCCGTTCGGAGCTACGTCAAGGGGATGACTCAGGGGCCCCCGACGGCGGAGGAGCTTGAGCAGATGCGCGTCCTGGTCCGGGACGCGATGGAAGGCGGGGCCTTCGGTCTGGCGTCGGCGTTGATCTATCCGCCCGATAGCTTTGTCGGGACGGAAGACCTGATCGAGTTGGCGAAGGTGATGGCGCCCTACGGAGGGGTTTATATCACGCACCTTCGATCGGAGGCTGACCAGTTTCTCGAAGCGATGGACGAGGCGATCCGGATCGGCCGCGAGGGAGGGGTTCCGGTCGAGATCTACCACCTGAAGGCCGCTGGTACGCGGAACTGGCCGAAGGCCATCCGGGCGATTGAGCGGATCAACGCTGCCCGAGCCGAAGGGCAGGATGTCAGTGCGAACATGTACCCGTACACTGCCGGGGGAACCGGCCTGACCGCGGCCCTGCCGCCGTGGGCGTCGGCCGATGGAAAGCTGTACGAGAATCTCGCCAATCCCGAGATGCGGGCGAAGATCAAGGAGGAGATCCTCAATCCGACCTCGGAGTGGGAGAACCTTGCCGAGCTTTCCGGGCCGGAGAACGTCATCGTGCTCGGCCTGACCAAGCCGGAAACGAAAGCCTTTGCCGGCAAGCGGCTCTCGGAGATCGCCAAGGCCCAGGGGAAGGACTGGATCGATGCGGCCATTGATCTGCTGATCCTCGAAGGACAACGAATCAGCACCATCTACATCATGATGAGTGAGGAAAACGTTGCGCTTCAGATGCAACAGCCCTGGATGAAGTTCGGCACCGACGCGGGAGGGCACGATCCGGAGAAGGCGACCGGCCTGGTGCATCCTCGATCGTACGGGACCTACCCGCGGATCCTGGGCAAGTATGTGCGGGAGGAAGGAGTCATTTCGCTGGAGGACGCGATCCGCAAGATGACCTCGGCGGTGGCCGATCGCCTGTCGATCCGGGACCGGGGATTGCTTCGGGAAGGGATGTATGCCGATGTGGTGATCTTCGATCCGGAGACGATCATCGACCGCGCAACGTACGAGGAACCGCACCAGCGTTCGGTCGGCGTTCGAGACGTGTTCGTCAACGGCCAGGCCGTGGTGCGGAACGGCGTCCACACCGGGGCCAAGCCGGGGATGATTGTCCGGGGGCCGGGCTACCGGGCGGATTGA
- a CDS encoding ABC transporter permease, producing MTPPDPSASNQQAVSLDQASGGTESAPELAGIGSGPLAPPQYGWGPLLRKYGKIYRVSLAERMTYRADFLITTFFRFLPTLTTILLWSAIYDGSGSSTLAGFSYEQTIAYLLIVNISRMFSSMPGLAGGIAREVRDGTLKKYLIQPLDLIGYLLSYRMAHKTAYIIGSALPYAVLFGICYTFFVGNIPTDPMIWLAYAVSLVLAFLIGFFFEASVGMVGFWFLEITSILWVVMTLNFFISGQMLPLDFLPPFWAGLLKILPFQYMAYFPAVIFLGKMEGSELVEGLLLGLFWAVFFAVLCRWLYTKGLKQYGAYGG from the coding sequence ATGACGCCGCCTGACCCGTCCGCGTCGAATCAACAGGCCGTCTCACTCGATCAGGCTTCCGGCGGCACTGAATCGGCTCCTGAACTGGCGGGAATTGGCAGTGGGCCGCTGGCTCCTCCGCAATACGGATGGGGCCCTTTGCTGCGGAAGTACGGCAAGATTTATCGCGTCTCGCTCGCCGAGCGCATGACCTATCGCGCCGATTTCCTCATTACCACCTTTTTCCGCTTTTTACCCACGCTGACCACGATCTTGCTCTGGAGCGCGATCTACGACGGTTCCGGGTCGTCGACCCTGGCGGGGTTCTCGTACGAACAGACGATTGCCTACTTGCTGATTGTGAACATCAGCCGGATGTTCTCCAGCATGCCGGGGCTGGCCGGGGGAATCGCCCGAGAAGTCCGTGACGGGACCCTGAAGAAGTATTTGATCCAACCGCTTGATCTGATCGGCTATCTGCTGTCGTATCGAATGGCGCACAAGACGGCTTATATCATTGGATCGGCCTTGCCGTACGCGGTGTTGTTCGGCATCTGCTACACCTTCTTCGTCGGCAACATCCCGACGGACCCGATGATCTGGCTGGCCTACGCGGTGTCTTTGGTGCTCGCCTTTTTGATCGGCTTCTTTTTCGAGGCGAGTGTAGGGATGGTCGGCTTCTGGTTCCTGGAAATCACGTCCATTCTCTGGGTGGTGATGACCTTGAACTTCTTCATCTCGGGTCAGATGCTGCCGCTCGACTTCCTCCCTCCCTTCTGGGCGGGCCTGCTGAAGATCCTCCCCTTCCAGTACATGGCGTATTTCCCGGCGGTGATCTTTCTGGGGAAAATGGAAGGAAGCGAACTGGTCGAGGGGTTACTGCTCGGTCTGTTCTGGGCCGTCTTCTTCGCGGTGCTCTGCCGGTGGCTCTATACGAAGGGCTTGAAGCAATACGGGGCGTATGGCGGATAA
- a CDS encoding ABC transporter ATP-binding protein, which translates to MPIVEAENLTKTYRVFQKRDGLAGAVRGLFRREYRQVKAVESISFAIEPGEMVAFLGPNGAGKTTTLKMLSGLIYPSGGSAQVLGFTPSDRVDRFRRQFALVMGQKNQLWWDLPAADSFDLHREIYQLPLAEYRETLDELTTLLDVARLTHQPVRELSLGERMKMELIAALLHRPRLLLLDEPTIGLDVVAQVTIQRCLKEYHARRGVTMLLTSHYMRDVEALCDRVLVINHGRLIYDGDLPGLSSRFGQSKLIKLEFAEGEVPSDLSRFGEVDRNEGGEAEIRVDRSRVAEVLGAILDRYRVADVVVQDPPLEQVITRVFQEGREGADHDAA; encoded by the coding sequence ATGCCGATTGTTGAGGCCGAAAATCTGACCAAGACCTACCGGGTCTTCCAGAAGCGCGACGGTTTGGCCGGCGCGGTCCGAGGGTTGTTCCGTCGCGAATACCGCCAGGTGAAGGCGGTCGAGTCCATCTCGTTCGCCATCGAACCCGGAGAAATGGTCGCGTTCCTCGGTCCGAACGGTGCGGGGAAGACCACCACGCTCAAAATGCTCTCGGGCCTGATCTATCCGTCGGGAGGATCAGCTCAGGTGCTCGGGTTCACGCCGTCGGATCGGGTTGATCGCTTCCGCCGTCAGTTCGCGCTGGTGATGGGGCAGAAGAATCAGCTCTGGTGGGACCTGCCCGCGGCGGACAGCTTCGACCTCCACCGAGAGATCTACCAGCTTCCGTTGGCCGAGTACCGGGAGACGCTCGACGAGCTGACGACCCTGCTCGACGTGGCCCGCCTGACGCATCAGCCGGTCCGGGAACTGTCGCTCGGCGAACGGATGAAGATGGAGTTGATCGCCGCCTTGTTGCACCGTCCGCGGTTGCTCTTGCTCGACGAGCCGACCATTGGACTCGACGTGGTCGCTCAGGTCACCATCCAGCGCTGCCTGAAGGAGTACCATGCCCGGCGAGGGGTGACGATGCTGTTGACCTCGCACTACATGAGGGACGTGGAAGCCCTTTGCGATCGGGTCCTGGTGATCAATCACGGCCGCTTGATCTACGATGGCGACCTGCCGGGCCTGTCGAGCCGGTTCGGCCAATCGAAGCTCATCAAGCTCGAATTCGCCGAGGGGGAAGTGCCGTCGGACCTCTCCCGGTTTGGCGAGGTTGACCGGAACGAAGGAGGAGAGGCCGAGATCCGGGTCGATCGGTCGCGGGTGGCCGAGGTCCTCGGCGCGATCCTCGACCGCTACCGGGTGGCCGATGTGGTGGTGCAAGACCCGCCTCTTGAACAGGTGATTACCCGGGTCTTCCAGGAAGGTCGGGAAGGGGCAGATCATGACGCCGCCTGA
- a CDS encoding B12-binding domain-containing radical SAM protein has product MADIVLINPKFEISYWGLEHALPLMGKKANLPVAALPLLAALTPEEHTVTLIDENVEPIDYERCARADLVGVTGMSVQRFRMIEILKELKARNCFTVVGGPYVTVQEDYFDGLADAIFIGEAEQTWPQFLQEWAQGLHQYRYEQTEKSDMTAVPTPKFHLMKSKHYAFGSVQFSRGCPFQCEFCDIIVTFGRRPRIKTAEQVIAELDAVHREGLKIVFVVDDNLIGNKRAIKPILQAVVDWQKANAYPLTFFTEASLDLADDPELMELMVEANILFVFVGIETPNEESLKETKKLQNLRKGGTIIEKVHRIQDAGMGVWCGMIMGFDNDDPSIFEAQRKFLHDARITTSMTGMLHAIPKTPLYDRLQAEGRLDPDDRPAYGTNVIPLKLSRQELLDGYIRVMNELYEPDAYFERMEDLFIRGNLQLGQGRVRWWRKHRLRQLATETMWLGQSIGMFLLLMTSVPDPKLRREYRRRLWRYLKHRKNPGMALVYLLHIAMHFHAYTLARSLREATSQTRTRGAAEREPVLINSF; this is encoded by the coding sequence ATGGCCGACATCGTCCTGATCAATCCGAAGTTCGAGATCTCGTACTGGGGTCTGGAGCATGCCTTGCCGTTGATGGGCAAGAAGGCCAACCTTCCGGTCGCCGCGTTGCCCTTGCTTGCCGCCCTGACGCCCGAGGAACACACGGTCACGCTCATCGACGAGAACGTCGAGCCGATCGACTACGAACGCTGTGCCAGGGCCGATCTGGTCGGCGTGACCGGCATGAGTGTGCAGCGGTTCCGGATGATCGAGATCCTCAAGGAGCTGAAGGCCCGCAACTGCTTCACGGTTGTCGGCGGTCCTTACGTGACGGTTCAGGAAGATTACTTCGATGGTCTGGCCGACGCCATCTTCATTGGCGAAGCCGAGCAGACCTGGCCGCAGTTCCTTCAGGAATGGGCGCAGGGGCTGCACCAGTACCGCTACGAGCAGACCGAGAAGTCGGACATGACCGCGGTGCCGACGCCGAAGTTCCACCTGATGAAGTCGAAGCATTATGCCTTCGGCTCGGTCCAGTTCTCGCGTGGCTGCCCGTTTCAGTGCGAGTTTTGCGACATCATCGTCACCTTCGGGCGTCGTCCCCGGATCAAGACCGCCGAGCAGGTGATCGCCGAACTGGACGCCGTGCATCGTGAAGGCTTGAAGATCGTCTTTGTGGTCGATGACAACCTGATCGGCAACAAGCGGGCGATCAAGCCGATTCTTCAGGCCGTCGTCGACTGGCAAAAGGCCAACGCCTACCCCCTGACCTTCTTCACCGAAGCCTCGCTCGACCTGGCCGACGACCCCGAGTTGATGGAGCTGATGGTCGAGGCCAACATTCTCTTTGTCTTTGTCGGCATCGAGACCCCGAACGAGGAGTCACTCAAGGAAACGAAGAAGCTCCAGAACCTCCGCAAAGGGGGGACGATCATCGAGAAGGTCCACCGGATTCAGGACGCCGGCATGGGGGTCTGGTGCGGCATGATCATGGGCTTCGACAACGACGATCCCTCGATCTTCGAAGCGCAACGCAAGTTCCTGCACGACGCGCGGATCACGACCTCGATGACCGGGATGCTCCACGCCATTCCCAAGACGCCGCTCTACGATCGCCTGCAAGCCGAAGGGCGCCTCGATCCCGACGACCGCCCGGCCTACGGGACGAACGTCATTCCGCTGAAGCTCTCGAGGCAGGAATTGCTCGACGGCTACATCCGGGTGATGAATGAGTTGTACGAACCCGACGCCTACTTCGAGCGGATGGAAGACCTGTTCATCCGAGGGAATCTCCAGCTTGGCCAGGGGCGGGTCCGCTGGTGGCGCAAGCATCGGCTGAGGCAACTGGCGACCGAGACGATGTGGCTTGGCCAGTCGATCGGCATGTTCCTGCTGCTGATGACCTCGGTGCCGGATCCGAAGCTCCGCCGCGAGTACCGCCGCCGCCTCTGGCGGTATCTGAAGCACCGGAAAAACCCAGGCATGGCCCTGGTGTACCTGCTTCACATTGCCATGCACTTCCACGCCTATACCCTGGCCCGATCGCTCCGAGAGGCGACCAGCCAGACCCGAACCCGTGGTGCGGCCGAGCGCGAACCCGTCCTGATCAACTCCTTCTGA
- a CDS encoding MFS transporter: MRGQLAIMMGLLYAVQGAWFPLLAVHLKDLGLSGEARGWIFATFALGSLAAPLGAGQLADRRVAADRLMLIMYALAAILLGVMASGWIGGAVPIFTLFLIYWVIVAPGSSLGNTIALRNLDRPRAQFGGVRLWGTIGWMVAGWIVAQTMAMTGSDNGPRGASEGFAVGAVLAAVLAIFCLRLPRTPPLASSGSGWGWAEAATDARMLLRKPIVGLYFITAFGVTLTLPYMFQVQPPYLESIGLPRRWIAPAMTLGQLPEIAALWALPWMLRRFGDRGTLALGIAAWVVRYGSLALDPPLWVALVGIPLHGIGIACFTIAGQMFLDGQAPPHRRAGAQGLHTVITAGLGALLGNLFAGAVVGRSGDTAVVFLVPFAVNALLLITWVGLAKRAARRSQPLPEPSPEPRVDRAMPSEPLSSSN, encoded by the coding sequence GTGCGCGGGCAACTGGCAATCATGATGGGCCTGCTCTATGCCGTTCAAGGAGCATGGTTCCCGTTACTGGCGGTCCATCTGAAGGATCTCGGCCTTTCCGGAGAAGCCCGTGGCTGGATCTTCGCCACGTTCGCCCTGGGCAGTCTGGCCGCGCCCCTTGGGGCCGGCCAACTGGCCGATCGTCGCGTTGCGGCCGATCGCCTGATGCTGATCATGTACGCCCTGGCGGCGATCTTGCTGGGAGTCATGGCCTCGGGATGGATCGGCGGGGCCGTGCCCATCTTCACCCTCTTTTTGATCTACTGGGTGATCGTCGCCCCCGGTTCGAGTCTCGGGAACACGATCGCCCTGCGGAACCTCGACCGCCCCCGGGCCCAGTTTGGCGGCGTCCGCCTGTGGGGAACGATCGGCTGGATGGTCGCCGGCTGGATCGTGGCCCAGACGATGGCGATGACTGGCTCGGACAACGGCCCCCGAGGAGCCTCTGAGGGGTTCGCCGTCGGAGCTGTGCTCGCCGCCGTGCTGGCAATCTTTTGCCTCCGGCTTCCTCGAACGCCTCCTCTGGCTTCGTCTGGCTCCGGTTGGGGATGGGCCGAGGCCGCGACCGACGCCCGAATGCTCCTGCGCAAACCGATCGTCGGGCTTTACTTCATCACCGCCTTCGGGGTCACGCTCACCTTACCCTACATGTTCCAGGTTCAGCCGCCTTACCTGGAGAGCATCGGCCTGCCTCGCCGCTGGATCGCTCCGGCCATGACCCTCGGCCAATTGCCCGAGATCGCCGCCCTTTGGGCCTTGCCCTGGATGCTCCGACGCTTCGGCGACCGGGGAACCCTGGCCCTCGGCATCGCCGCCTGGGTCGTCCGGTACGGCTCCCTGGCCCTCGACCCTCCGCTCTGGGTCGCGCTGGTCGGCATCCCGCTGCACGGCATCGGGATCGCCTGCTTCACCATCGCCGGCCAGATGTTCCTCGACGGCCAGGCCCCTCCCCATCGTCGGGCCGGGGCCCAGGGACTTCATACGGTAATCACCGCCGGCCTGGGCGCCTTGTTAGGCAACCTGTTTGCCGGAGCCGTGGTCGGGCGATCGGGAGACACGGCGGTTGTCTTCCTCGTCCCCTTTGCCGTCAACGCCCTCTTGCTGATTACCTGGGTTGGCCTGGCCAAGCGGGCAGCCCGGAGAAGTCAGCCCCTCCCTGAGCCTTCTCCGGAGCCTCGAGTTGATCGCGCCATGCCGTCGGAACCCCTCAGCTCCTCAAACTGA
- a CDS encoding YheT family hydrolase, whose translation MTESDTQASLASNVTATGTEVEFPPFEPHPIFRGGHAQTLVGFLAKGKPIVLPMVDRTELLLDDGDRLVLLESAPRNCPADRPIVVLVHGLAGHAESDYQIRFTDRLLRLGLRVVRVNLRSAGSGLGLSKGIYHGGRSEDIRAVAEYLARRFPEAPIGLVGLSLGGNIVLKLAGEAADRPVPNLDCVLAANPPIDLAVCCSNMRRFPLTLYDRFFVRQLIADIQRLHTLVPDLGPVDLAKVRSMVEFDQHYTAPRNGFSGAMDYYRQASAAPLIPSIRVPGLVVHALDDPFIPAEPFFSANFPCQIRLELAQRGGHLGFVSRQRWDTDRRWLDARFADWLARRWGRSVDAAGLLLIPHQNPEVRTTPPRIENQALPCPDRTTQPTNSPRPLRS comes from the coding sequence ATGACCGAGTCAGACACCCAGGCTTCGCTCGCCTCGAACGTGACGGCGACCGGGACCGAAGTCGAGTTTCCTCCGTTTGAACCGCATCCGATATTCCGGGGCGGGCATGCCCAGACGCTCGTCGGATTCCTGGCCAAAGGGAAGCCGATCGTCCTGCCGATGGTCGATCGCACGGAGCTGTTGCTCGACGACGGCGATCGGCTTGTGTTGCTCGAAAGCGCTCCGAGGAACTGCCCGGCCGATCGGCCGATTGTGGTGTTGGTGCATGGCCTGGCAGGGCATGCCGAGAGTGATTATCAGATCCGCTTTACCGATCGGTTGTTACGGCTCGGGCTGCGGGTGGTGCGGGTGAACCTGCGGAGCGCCGGCTCGGGCCTGGGGCTCTCGAAGGGGATCTATCACGGTGGGAGGAGCGAGGACATCCGGGCCGTGGCCGAGTACCTCGCCCGCCGATTCCCCGAGGCGCCGATCGGTCTGGTCGGGTTGTCGCTCGGGGGCAATATCGTCTTGAAGTTGGCCGGTGAGGCGGCCGATCGCCCGGTCCCGAACCTCGATTGCGTGCTTGCGGCCAATCCACCGATCGATCTGGCTGTTTGCTGCTCGAACATGAGGCGGTTTCCGCTGACCCTGTACGATCGGTTCTTCGTGCGGCAGTTGATTGCCGACATTCAGCGGTTGCACACCCTCGTCCCGGATCTGGGACCGGTGGATCTGGCCAAGGTGCGGTCGATGGTCGAATTCGACCAGCATTACACGGCCCCTCGGAACGGTTTTTCGGGGGCGATGGACTACTATCGCCAGGCCAGCGCGGCCCCCTTGATCCCGAGTATTCGAGTGCCTGGTTTGGTGGTTCACGCCCTGGACGACCCGTTTATTCCGGCCGAACCATTTTTTTCTGCAAATTTTCCGTGTCAAATCCGTCTGGAACTTGCTCAGAGGGGTGGACACCTCGGATTTGTCAGTCGGCAGCGTTGGGACACCGACCGCCGCTGGCTCGACGCCCGGTTTGCCGACTGGCTCGCCCGACGCTGGGGACGGTCAGTGGACGCGGCCGGGTTGTTGCTGATCCCGCATCAGAATCCCGAGGTCAGGACGACTCCCCCCCGGATCGAGAACCAGGCGCTCCCATGTCCCGATCGGACCACTCAGCCGACAAACTCTCCGCGGCCATTGAGGTCTTGA
- a CDS encoding NHL domain-containing protein has translation MVPMLLAMLVILGSEAPLSIMSSPVGTGQSGFSGDGGPANQAQLNGPFDVTFDRAGNLYLSDTFNHRIRRVDAETGVITTVAGSGRQGFSGDNGLATEASLNEPYGVCLDRQGNLYFADRLNRRVRKVDTAGIISTIAGNGTEFTSGDGGPGASAGVVEPNGVALDPTESILYIADVSGHRVRAVDLASGVIQTVAGTGDGRHSGDGGPALAAALHGPRAVAVGEDGTLYILERNGNTLREVVAGSALIRTIAGTGRKGYSGDGGPALSATFDGPKELALAGTVMLIVDTENQVIRRIDLTNGRITTVAGSGVQGGAGDGEPATDAQLDRPHGVAVGPDGGIVIGDTNNHRIRRVEPTP, from the coding sequence ATGGTGCCGATGCTGCTTGCGATGCTCGTGATCCTGGGTTCCGAAGCACCGTTGTCGATCATGAGCAGCCCGGTCGGCACCGGGCAGTCGGGTTTCTCGGGAGATGGAGGTCCGGCAAACCAGGCTCAGCTCAACGGGCCGTTCGACGTGACGTTCGATCGCGCCGGGAACCTCTACCTCTCCGACACGTTCAACCACCGTATCCGTCGCGTCGACGCGGAGACAGGGGTCATCACCACCGTCGCCGGGAGCGGCCGTCAGGGGTTCTCGGGAGACAATGGCCTGGCGACCGAAGCGAGCCTGAACGAACCGTACGGCGTCTGCCTCGACCGGCAGGGGAACCTCTATTTTGCCGACCGCCTGAATCGAAGGGTCCGCAAGGTGGATACCGCGGGGATCATCAGCACGATTGCAGGTAACGGAACGGAGTTTACCTCGGGAGATGGCGGTCCAGGGGCCTCGGCGGGCGTGGTGGAACCGAACGGCGTGGCGCTCGATCCGACCGAGTCGATCCTGTACATCGCCGACGTGTCCGGGCACCGCGTTCGGGCCGTCGATCTCGCTTCGGGGGTCATCCAGACCGTGGCCGGGACCGGCGACGGGAGACACTCGGGAGACGGTGGGCCGGCCCTGGCCGCGGCCTTGCATGGGCCTCGGGCCGTGGCGGTGGGGGAGGACGGAACCCTCTATATCCTGGAACGGAACGGGAACACCTTGCGGGAGGTTGTTGCCGGCTCCGCGTTGATCCGGACGATTGCCGGAACGGGGCGCAAAGGCTACTCCGGAGATGGTGGCCCGGCCCTCTCGGCAACCTTTGACGGCCCGAAGGAGCTGGCGCTTGCGGGAACCGTGATGCTGATCGTCGATACCGAGAACCAAGTGATCCGCCGAATCGACCTGACGAACGGTCGGATCACGACCGTCGCCGGCAGTGGCGTTCAGGGAGGGGCCGGCGACGGCGAGCCGGCCACCGACGCCCAGCTCGACCGTCCGCACGGCGTCGCCGTCGGCCCTGATGGCGGCATCGTCATCGGAGACACGAATAACCACCGCATCCGTCGCGTGGAACCAACGCCCTGA